The proteins below are encoded in one region of Silene latifolia isolate original U9 population chromosome 2, ASM4854445v1, whole genome shotgun sequence:
- the LOC141641280 gene encoding protein FAR1-RELATED SEQUENCE 5-like, with translation MSNSFDLNALYIEEEGENEVIDENETATELLRHAAHVLEGNEDNQPAIEPTIGAEFESGEQFAAFCYTYAYKTGFEIHVRSSQLLAPFKEQGVRRNGVGDKEPRFHMMNKIRFMCSEGNTMKKSSCVTPCKMYVFGKLNHDTGKFVICTCDLVHNHDLNPEVSRHVVNYRHISEYFKARLVLNDRAGIPITRNFNTLVREIGGIHNLHFNGQDARNFINSERRKTALISYEDTESFEWVFEKWMECMGRATAVLLTDQCKAMEGAIKKVFPETKHRLCLWHILQNADKNLKDHPQFPQIDRDLRTLVHESITEEELQDMWDDFMEKYNLRRNKWLRGAWDMRQRWMPVFWKDTFCAGMSSTQRSE, from the exons ATGTCGAATAGTTTTGATTTAAATGCTTTGTATATCGAGGAGGAGGGAGAAAACGAGGTCATTGACGAGAATGAAACAGCCACTGAATTGTTACGGCATGCAGCACATGTTCTGGAAGGCAATGAAGACAATCAACCAGCTATTGAGCCTACGATTGGTGCGGAATTTGAATCAGGTGAACAGTTTGCCGCTTTCTGTTATACTTACGCTTATAAGACGGGGTTTGAAATTCATGTTCGTAGTAGCCAACTTTTGGCTCCCTTCAAGGAGCAGGGGGTACGTCGAAACGGAGTTGGGGATAAAGAACCACGATTCCACATGATGAACAAGATTAGGTTTATGTGTTCAGAGGGCAATACGATGAAGAAAAGCTCATGTGTAACACCATGTAAAATGTATGTATTTGGGAAATTAAATCACGACACTGGGAAATTTGTAATCTGTACTTGTGATTTGGTACATAATCACGATTTGAATCCTGAGGTTAGCCGGCATGTAGTCAATTATAGGCACATAAGCGAATATTTCAAGGCCAGGTTGGTGTTGAACGACAGAGCTGGCATACCAATTACCCGGAACTTCAACACATTAGTTAGGGAGATTGGAGGGATTCATAATCTACATTTCAATGGGCAGGACGCGAGAAACTTCATCAACAGCGAACGTCGCAAAA CGGCTTTAATTTCATACGAAGACACAGAGTCATTCGAGTGGGTGTTTGAGAAGTGGATGGAATGTATGGGGAGAGCTACGGCCGTCTTACTAACTGATCAATGTAAAGCAATGGAAGGGGCAATCAAGAAAGTGTTCCCGGAGACTAAACATAGATTATGCCTTTGGCATATTCTTCAAAACGCGGATAAGAATCTAAAAGACCACCCACAATTTCCTCAGATTGACAGAGATTTGCGTACGCTTGTACACGAGAGTATCACCGAGGAGGAACTGCAAGATATGTGGGACGATTTCATGGAAAAATACAACTTGCGACGCAACAAATGGTTGAGGGGTGCATGGGATATGAGACAGCGGTGGATGCCTGTTTTTTGGAAAGACACTTTCTGTGCGGGTATGTCTTCTACTCAGAGGAGTGAATAA